Proteins encoded by one window of Thermococcus sp. Bubb.Bath:
- a CDS encoding t26-9p, giving the protein MDVNSVISQFQSIAQAHPYLALAVILFLLSMFSKNKLLDYLLWFLAAIALLKAFGLSDTFFSFLKSVPSTVKEMISMFGGA; this is encoded by the coding sequence ATGGACGTTAACAGCGTGATCAGTCAGTTTCAGAGCATAGCGCAGGCGCACCCGTACCTTGCCCTTGCAGTCATCCTCTTCCTGCTTTCAATGTTCTCAAAGAACAAGCTCTTAGATTACTTGCTTTGGTTCCTCGCAGCGATAGCCTTGCTCAAGGCATTTGGCTTATCAGATACTTTCTTTTCTTTCCTGAAGTCAGTTCCTAGTACGGTAAAGGAAATGATAAGCATGTTTGGAGGTGCTTGA